Sequence from the Diadema setosum chromosome 18, eeDiaSeto1, whole genome shotgun sequence genome:
tgacaaaagtgcgaaattggccgggaaaacctatattatactCCTTAACTTACGCCTTACATGTCCAATTTAAAAGAACTTCAATTTGTTTGGTATGTTTGATTATGATTCTGTGGGGGCTGagcatttatttctttgtaaCAATCTGTTTGATTCGTATATTCtactaacaaaaataaaagtgacTACAGGCAAGAGAGTAAGAGAGGAGATTACAAGAATAAAACGAACTCCccctccctttctttttttgttgctgttgttgttttattttgaagaaaaaaaaagataaggacagataaaatgtacaaagaaagatagatagatgaagagGTAGAAAGGGGAAAGATGGGTTTTCATGCAATTTCTACCGACTCATACATGTCATAATAAATAGGTAATACCAGTTCGAGTAATTGTAGCCACCTGTAACAGATCCACCGTGCATTCGTCAGAGGACGAGTGTATACGTTGCCTTTCTCATCCTCGCCTGTCTCGTTCCATAAATTGACTAGTGTGTAATTGCAACGCGACCTATATTAGTACGCACAAGCGTTGACTACTAATGCAAAACTATGCTAAGAATGCCTGTCAAGTGGATTAAcaagggggatgggggggggggtagaaagaGTGTTGTGACATTCGAACCACAGTGCCACACTGAATCCACGGCGCCGATTATTTTGCTGTCATCGAGTGTATCGCCCTTACCAACATGTTCTGACGGATGATATTTTATAGTGCCCTTATCCTCAACTCCTTGAGACTTTAACCCTTCGCAACGTCCCATTTGCCGTTCCTTCCATGAAAAGAAGAGACGTTGAGGCACAGGGAACTGGAACGAGGTACCTCAGGCTTGAGGCCTACGGTCCGAGTCCTTTCCTCGTGACGTCCTCGAGAGGGAAAATGTAACTTTCTGTGAGACTCCACTCCAATTTAGGTGGACTTGTAGGACCCTACAGATAGAGTGGAAACGGAACGAAGTTAAAGTCTTATGAAGATCGCACTTGGATTAagaaagttttgaaagtttCCCACAAAACAGTAAGGTGAGGGGTAATCATTTATCAAGTAGTTATTCAACGCATTCTGAATCAAGTCAACTGAGCGCGATGTCCAATTTGCAGTTTTAAGAGATCGACCGCTGGACTGTTGCCAAACCTTTGATGGTAGAGGTCTGTAGACGAAGGATGAATTTGGGTTCAAGTGGCAAATATCTACCGTCTGGCAAACAAGCATATTTCGGATTATAATATCCTCACAAACTCACTACATAGTAAACTCAACCCAGAATTTCTGTTCCGGAACGTGATTATgcaaatgacgtcattataaaCGTCATTTCTGACAAGCGGAGGAGAACGACGGCGGCAACTTTAAGACAGACCTGTacattgccatgacaaccatAACATCCGCTGATTGCAGAGTCAACTCACTGAGAACATAATTTTCGCAGGTGACGTCAGGAGACGTCTGCTTGATGTTGTTTTGCAAAATGCCAATTGTTCTAcatgttttagatttttttttgtatttttttacgTAACTGTTACTTGAATAATTGAGTATTGAAAACATCGCTTCTCAAtttgtatctattttttttttaggggggggcaattttccatttcaaaacaatgttgttgttttttgacgACCTGCAAAGATTTGTAGGGACGGGATTTATCATTTCAAACAAATAACACATCAGGATTCCCTAgggaaattgaaagaaaaaaggggcTGTTGCCGTTGTCTTgcaacattcattttttttttctttgactattCCTCACAGGATGAACGGCTGGAAACGTTCAAGATCAACGCCTGGCTAACAATGGTAAGAAAATCCAAGGTAGAAGCCTTTTACAGTTTTTACAGTTTTTTGACATCACCATGGACTTCTTTTAAGTTTTGAAGCAGTCGAAAGATATCAGATGATGAACCCAAAAGGGTTATTCCAAACGCAAGAACAACTGCACCTTTAATCATGttaattgaacaaaaaacaaatagataaatgagGCGCGATAAAGTTTCCCATTTCAAAACATTCTGAGACTCCAGTCTTCTGACTTTTCAATACATCAACTCTCTTATAATACAGCCCAAACCGTATGATTTCGTAGCTATTATGTCCTGCTTGTCTTTAAATTTGCGAAATGGCGTCTTGGCGTGGTACACGTGCTGAAATGAGAAAGGCCTCATTTTCTTGGTATAGGGATCGTGTAGtcttggttgaggtgaggactcagcctgattttttttttttttttttttgagagagagagagatacttagaaaccactttatgtaatgttaaagagcatataattctaacagaaattcaaagtttattggatgaaaatcggttatgaaatggctgagatatcaaaaaacaacaacaacaaagtaacaTAAAGCGGTTCTAAtaagacccaccttttattaggattgctttattTGGGATATCTTTAtagtcaaaaccaattttcctcaaatgaactttgaattctttcagaattatgtgctctttcatgtttcataacggatttctcattatctaaaaaaaaaaataaaagtatatatatatatgtaatgtatatgtatatatatatatatatatatatatatatatcatcatgTAAAACGTTGGCAACTTAAAGCCGTCCCATCTCAACAGaaactgcaccatccctttaacgccATACTAAGTGAATCACACATCTTCCTGATGCTTTGCTCTGTTACGCGTATAATGTGAAGAGAAACCCGATGGCAATTCGATTGAATACGATTGTGGTCTATATTAAAGAATGACAGACATCTTATAATGAGCAATATGACGAAGGGAATCCAGGGTCAGTGGCAAGAGAAATACATAGACTCCAGCGACCTAATTAGCGAGGTTGGGGTAACCAGAGGTGATCCCGACTCTTAATCCACATGCCTCACAGTGTGTGGGGCAGGAGAAAACGCTCTCAGCGCTGGAGACACATACGACCGAAATAACGTTAGGTGGTCACATCTTGCGGGTTCTGTGGATTGTGAAgggagtgtgcgtgtgtgtgtggggggggggggaggtgattGTATGCAAGGAACAAGAGTAAATACCAAGTCTACACTAAGCATGAAAAGCGAACATCAGTAATAAAACTCCATTTCTGGAGAACTAGAGAAGGCAGTAAATCAGCTGAAGGAAagatttgtacatgtactgtattacaTTTACGTAAAAACTGGTGAGATAAGCAGTGAAATTAACTGGTTCCATACTAAATTCtcaaatccccatagacttaatacacaggctaTCAGGTTCCTGTACGGAACGGCTTAAGCGTGAGCCAGATGACAAGAAAAAATACCAGGATGGCACTAACAAAATCTGTTGTTTTTGAGAAACAATAAAATCAGCGTCAGTCACATAACATGCAATTGAAATGACGTGGATGCTGTCATTGCCGGGTATACCATGCTCCCAATTGCTGGCAAATAAATCTTTCCAATTTTAATTATGCTTGTTTGTTCAACTCTGTTTTACGAGCCAAAAAGAATCTGTTACTCCCTCAACACTTAATCGTTCTTGAGCTAATGAAGTCTATGCTGTGGTCACTTTGATATGGGTCACCATGCTTTTTATGAGAATTACAGTGATTATAATTACAGTTCATGAAAACTATGCTGTCTTGATTCAGTCATTTGGTTCATTTATCCAATGTTTTTTCCACCcggatttattattttttctataatATGCCAGGTTTATATTAAAGTCAACAGAGTGTTTACATAATGTACACGTCAATCTGTAAAATAATTCTTTGAACTTAGACGAAGATGATAGATTGTCATTTCCTCGGAATATCGGCCTGGGGGAATTGCCATAAGACTAAATTGATTCGTTATTTTTCATTCAGAAAAGGGCCTTGCAGATTATAAATcgagcacatttttttttaatcgtacAAAACAATTGTTTGTTTCCAGtaatttgctttaaaaaaaaaaatctgatttgtATACGTATCACGTTggaatttttatgcctccgccacgaagtatCACCgtaggcattatgttttcgggttgtcgtccgttcgtccgtccgtccgtccttcccagtccgtaatcaattttgtggacaacgtaactaaaaaaaccgtttgaggtatcctaatgaaacttggcatgtataatatgtatgagtgggcgaagttgtgcctatcaacttttgggtgcacatgctcaaggtcaaatgctcacaattttactatttcccccatatgtatgcaatgcctgaaggtattttctttaaatttagtgtatacatgaactaccaaataaagattatccagagagagtttcggtcgggaggtcaaaggttaaaagtcaagtgaaaatgttaaaattcattcttttctccatatctcacaaatggttcaaagtattttcatggaacttatTACATACATTGTTTGCATGTACTGAGTGGCAGTGATTGTCTAGGGAATTTAAGGGttatgggtcaaaggtcatggggccaaaggtcaaggtcaactcctcgaaatttcactatttctctcTTATATGcagtgcctgcaggatttttcttgaatctTAGTGtagcatgtattacccaatagagattctcttggaagtttcttgccaaaaggtcaaaggtcaaaggtcaagtgaaagtgctaaatttcacttcttccttaaacttataaaagggtcaaaagtcaagtaagaATCCTCAAATCCcaaaatacctgcactcttagacagctatagccattcatccaattaaacctaattcaaggaaagtgaacattcaacacatttgtgacaaacctgtcattttaatattttgtcaattatgtgaaactgtcagcATACATTGTcacaagacattgtactatatagacctattaggagaaccatgcattatatagcggaggcataccagtcccCATAGCGACGTTTCTAGTCATGTATAAGTTGAATATTTCTTCTTAGTaaattttcctcaatgtttaacaataaaaacagtgaaatcCACAATTGTCCTAAAAGGCGCAGTGGATCATAtcactcccccctccccccccccccccgttaaaGTCTTAGCCCTTAAGACAACTACTTCTaccggcccttctttctggGATAAGTTAGATTCTGTTCAGTTGCAATCAAGTTCTCAaagttcctttaagcaaaatctatttttttcttttttgttaatcCTACGTTTAATTATTTGCCGTGATCACTTAAAATATATCTGCTTTAATACTCACAATAATGTCTCGCCCGGGCGACTATATTTGTTTGATCAAATTGCTGCTCTATTTAGCATTGATACCTTGAGTTTTATCATGAACATTATatactattttgtacattaggTAGATTTCATTATAATCTCGACATACTGTATCATTGCATGTTTCGTCATCTTTCGTAATTCGCATATTGTACTAAACGCTTATATTATAACTTTGGAACCTGCATCCTaaaagctttgctttttatcaGGATCCTCATATTACACATCATTATGTTATAATATGTCCCTATGCATTTGTGCAATTTTATCTCAAATTGACTGTTGTGtaaacatattttttgaaatgaaatggaatataaaacttgtagaTTAATAATGTGGAATATTAgaacaagaattaaaaaaacTCGACGGGGGGATGAGATTCTGGATCTTCCGTAGACTTGGCATCTGGCATGTCTGGTGATGGATTTGTATGTGGTAGAAACTTCCCCCGGGCATGGGGAAATCAATTGCCAAGACGTTGTAGGGTACGAGACGTCAGAGACGATGCAAAGGAAAGACTGGTTGTCCAAAAAATCCCAATATTGGGACGTGATAAAAGTAAAATGTGTTTTGGAAATCATTTACTTTCACTGGTCCTCAGCTCTCAGCAACTCGCTTCCTGTTAGTCTAACTCAGATAAGAAAATACTCTTTTACCTGATACAGATCCTCTTTTTCAGTCTGTCCTGAACATGCGGATAAACTACAATTAAGATGGAATTCAATGTAGTTATTGGCTAACCACCCatctttattgttgttttttataacattattattgttataatatcatattattattatcattatcatcattactgttaccattatcattgttttcagtattatcatcatcgttatcattacCATTGTGTACATGTCGTGTTGATGTATAcacaaatgtaatgtaatgttgtTCTGTCATTTTGGATTTCGGCATTGAACCCATTGAGGGTGAATCTCAATGATCGTTCCTATTTATAAGTCTGGGAAGATTTTAAAATCTCCTTTGGAATGACATTAATATTTtataattctgtcatgatcataTCTTATATGCATGTGGcatattcattgatttgttgttttttttccacgtgtgtataatataattatgtgtctGTCAAGTACGTGtgtgcattattttgttctctCGCAGAGATGGTTCGATGACTATCTAACGTGGGACCCGGAGAGATATAACAACGTGgataacttcaaaatatcacGTGACAAAATATGGATGCCCGACCTCTGGCTATATAACAAGTAAGtctgtacatgaataatcatttgatatattttattgggggggggggggtaaggcaGGTGACAGCTTTGCAATAATACAGACTTTCAACAGTGATAGTGACAGCCAATATGGTCTTTCTTTAAATTATTTTAAGGATAAATGATTTtaataatttgaatattttaaTCTTGGTGTTGTAATGATTAAGTAATTACCTCCATCAAGGATGTCACGATTATTTGTGGAAACTCCAGTAGTCCGTTTAAATTACTCTAGCATTTCGAAATAGCAATTTGCGACATGCAATAAGGCCATTGTCCCcgtcaagcgtttgcttatgatgatggtctcctgtATTTCTGTTACATCCAGAGTTGCTGAATTTGTTTTTTGAACAACAGACACACGGGACACtatgtttgcataaatgtatgcatgaaGAGTGCctgcttgttttcattttgtattgtgttggaaaaaatgttggatatttgaatCAATCATTTAGCtgttttaactgtcagattcaaattatacttgcgctcaattagttcgttcaattgactttgtatttcatttatgtttggggaaaaaaatcagaaataaagtaaaatcaatcaatttacCAATAGTTTGTAGTTACCTCATCCTTCTTCCTTTTTAAACAGATTTTTgtggagagaaaaataaaggggggggggtagggagagGAAGACGATGAGGACGTggtacaaaataaagaaagagaaagagcaaGGGAGATGGATGGGGGAGTTAGGAGAGGGAAAGGGAGTGAATTTTCAAATAACAATTTTGTATGTGTAAATTTTACTTCCATTTTACCgtttattgtttatatcaaAGAATGGGATTACTGTAGATGAAAGAacactaaaaaagaaaacaaaacaaaacattaaaggtcctgtttacctttggtagcagtgattttaaaaattatcaagatatcacattcaatgcatatttggtttgttgtaccacaaaaaacctaccatattatatatatatatatatatatatatatatatatatatatatatatatatatatatatatataatatatatatatatgtatatatatagtatttgcaatgcaatgcagcctaaaatataaggagatatcaatattttctcaataaataatattgtatccgtagacggtttagtctggaaacatttttagtATAActaatgttcacattttgtatatttaacaatacttaacatgtTTTAGAACTATTGtcaagcactaatgctgggattttgtttcatctgcaaatggtaaattatgctgTTGATGTGTTTGGGCCTTGAAAATTTTTCAACCGCCAAATTGGTCAAGTCATTCGTCTTTACAAAGCGCCAGAGAGTGATGTGTACGTAGTCGATCAAAGTGGAACAGAAGTTGCCCAGAAGGTAACGGCGGGTAAAAGATGATGAACGAGATGGGATTGATAAAGATTTAGTTGACTACTCATACATTCTTCTCCTTTGGGTTAGACTTTTGGCCCAAAACTCACGAAGGTACTTTAACAACCAAACCAGATCCATCATTTCTGCTTTGAATTGAGTTTGCACCTTGCAAACGTGCGCATTAGTGACGTTCATTGTTTGTAGGAGATCTTTGGGCGTATAGGCGAAGCGTCACGCACGTATTTtgtcaatttgaatatgcataaaCCATTGGACTAGAGTTATTGAATGAGCTTTTGTGCATTCCCGCCAAATAGTAAAGAGCTCTGTCCGCAGTGACTAAATATGCGAGAACACGATTGTgtgtgggttttgttttttgttttgttttttcagtgtcGTCCTGTTATGGCATCTCGATTCATACAAACATCGCTTTCATTATGTATCCCCTCATTGGGCCGCATGCATAAAAAGGTAGCAATTgcttgcaagcaattgcttcaagcacaAGCACAAGCAAAAGGTCAAGTTCAATGTTGCTTTAAAAttcatataatatgcataaccttttgcttgtgTTTATACCTTTTGCCCTCCctgcacaagcaattgcttgcgttttcaactaaagggacgtcacgcctgtgcgaacacaagaacaaaggcgggtagacagcatgtatttgaaagggcttatgtgtgtgaaaacatttcctgacatactgtagtagcagaagagctatgaatgatactaaaaaatgcacacactcgggcgcacacacacatctatacacacacacacgtacttgctgattcccatcactgcttatttagcccggatctgccaggTCGCACGTCTAGAGAGGTCCCCTTGCTCTCCACAGATATCAGACATCCTGTttctcatcacattttgcgtgctaaccgcTGGAAATTTCCGTTGTTGAAACGAAACAGTTTCTTACACAACTTTATAGGAAaattcttgtagatttataccactcctgcacaagtttggtttttattttatgaatatgaaaatgatacttaaaagtgaaaggtcaagctcgttttacagagcttggaaaaaaCGTAAGAAATTGCTGGCAAGCACATGCAAAAGATCCGTTTTATGCATAGTTTATAaacaaatgcttggtctctaaaaTAAGCAACTGCTTGTGTTTGCTAGCAAAGCCTTTGTTTGCAAGCAAacgcttgtttttatgcatacggactCTTAGCAAAAGGCTAGTGCAAGcaaattgcttgtttttatacATCCATCCCAATAGTCTTTTCATGTGACGTAAATCGAATATCAACATGTAGTTTGTAAAATCAATAAACTGAATTAAATGGCACCTAATTTTTCCACAGTGCTGGCAGTCGGTACGAGGACTACGCGGCTAATTCCATATGCAGCGTCTACCACACGGGCAAAGTCATTTGGCAGTCGCCAACCATCATCAAGACACACTGTACCATGGACGTCACCAACTTTCCCTTCGATGTTCAGACGTGTAACGTGATCTTCGGTCCCTGGCAACATGGCGTCTCCGAGATCTTGCTTAATGGAACGGGTGATTATTTTGAAACGCCGAGTGGGTGGCGGTTGGTTGGTCGGTTGGTTTGTTTATGCGTGCTGCATGGCTGGCACGATTCTAATCATTGATTGAAGATGACTATCGCTTTTGTCGACGGAATGCTTTCGACAGATAAAAAACCTGTGACATTATTGCAAAGAATTACATCATGCAGTATACGATTCCCATCTCACAGGCATAATTATTCTCGAGAACgagagggggatggggaggagggggtATCGAATTTTTCTTGACGTTTTGATAACATGTACGGTTTTATTTTCCATAAATTCGCTCACTGAATGATTTCGAGGCCTCAAAGTGTATTCTTGAGCACCATTTCAAGCCTACCCTGGGGAAGAGAACAGGGCCTGCACAACTGGGGGTCAActgattaaacccggaagtgtgaacagaaatataaactgggcCCCCTCACTTTTAAAAACGCAGTTCTGGCAaaggaaattatgaaaatgtaacCATCAATAACCAAAGGACCGTTCATGTAACATTCATGCCACTAAGGTCTGTCGTAGCATTTGCAATCTCCGCTCTGATTGAAGGATTGCTTTACAACAGTATGGCacaacaaagtaaatcaaacaATATACTTTGCAAGAAAACTATATTAACCCCATTCTTCTCGATCTCTCTGGGGCCCCTCAGGTTCGGCCGACAGGTATCTCCGCAGTTCCGGCGGCTGGCAGATCACGCTGTTCCGCGCTACAGCCAACCAGCAGGAATACGTCATCTACGACGGCGACGACCCCATCGCGTTCAGCTACGTCGAGTACTCCGTCTTCCTGCGCCGCATCCCGACCTACTTCGTCTTCTACCTGATCATGCCCTGCACGCTCATCTCCACCACCACTTTCCTCAGCTTCTTCCTCCCGCCGGAGTCCGGGGAGAAAGTCAGCCTGGGCATCACCGTCCTGCTCTCACTCACGGTGTTTCTCCTTATCGTGGCAGAGCTTCTACCGCCCTCTGGTGCCGTTCCTATTATAGGTACGTCATGGCAACGTTTCACTCACAGCTCTAAACAAAAAAAGCCAagaaattgttttaaaaaacatgaaaaagcaaATACAGAAGTCTCTCCCTTAGGCATCTATTGAATCATTAAGACCTTTTACTGCTTATCCGAACCAAATCAAGATGAAAAAAGGCTATTATAACTTGGATAAGGACTATATACATTTACAAGACTATTCGTGGGCATGAGCTGCAGAGAGCCAGATGTTTTAATAGGTGATAGCCGGGAAAAAATGcccccaaaaatgaaaaaatgaaatgaaaaaaatgaaaattaaacctAACTGCTTCTTGAGAGGAATATAGTAAGATGGCAAGGGTTGTTGTTAAGAgaatagcttttttttttataaattgtatttttatcTTTGACCTGACATCAATTGGAACACGTTTATATCTATAGGAGGATATGGGACAAGATTATTACCATCTAGTTTTTACAAATTTGTCATTAACGTATGCTTCACTCCTCAGCCATTTATTACGCTGCCACGATGGTAATGGTGTCTCTCTCACTGGCCATGTCCGTAGTCGTCCTCAATCTCCACCATCGAGGACCTGAAACAAGCGCCGTCCCACAATGGCTTCGGAAGATCGTCCTCGGTCGCGTGGGGAAAGTCGTCCTGATGAGAAGGTCCTCGTTCAACCAGGAGAATTATTACCGCAGCCGGAAGTCCCAGCCCTGCCAGGGCGCGCGGCTGCTAAACCACTACGAGATGGACTCGTACGACGGGAATTATTGGGAGGAGAATCGCGACGGCGTGGATGTCAGTGCGAACGGCGGCAACGTCCGACTCGAACGTTCAGACAGACTCTCCAGACCGTGCTCGGGGCCAACGACGTCGCACTCGAAGAACTCGAACAACTCTGTGCGCGTGCGCGAAATCAACTTACTGCGGAAGATCCACGAGGACTTCCGGTACATGCGCGAGACGCAGAAGCAGAAAAAGTTGGAGGAGAAGTGCCATAATGAATGGAAGCAGGTGGCGCTTGTCGTAGACAGGATCTTCATGTTTATCTACCTGGTAGGGATGATATCCACCATTTTGATTATCGTGGCACAGGTGCACGGCTGAGAGTGTGGCAcagctttttttgtgtgtgtatttatcatTTGTTGACCTCAGTGTCTACATTGCTGATCCGGCCATGGAATGCTTCAACATGGGGTTCCATGCTGACAGGACGTCCTGCCGATTGCACGCAAATTCGACCAGTGATCCTCTACCACCACCGAGAGGTCTTATTTCGCGGATGGCTTGCCTGATACGAGCGCTGCTTTGCCTCCTACCAGTCCCTGGTACATTCGGTGTCAGAGTTGAAGCGTTGATTACCACTCGTTTGGCCTTTTTTTACGCCCTTGCGTATTGCTTTTTTGAAGTAGTCCAAAGGCCCACTATGTACGTAGTGTCTTGGTCGCTTGTCCGCGAATGCGTAATATTTTATACTAGGCCTACCTTTCGAAACTGTACTGTAAATACGTCACCCATTGATATGCAGAGTGATAGCAGTGTGTAGTAAAACGGCGAAAACAACATCGCGGGAATTCAGTCTTCGTCATCCACAGTGCATTTCTTGGAGCTGTATCGTGAGACATGTACGATAGCAAGTCATAATTCATCATCTTGTTCTTCCattatctctttttttgtatacatTTGCGAATCATGATTATGCTAAACATGTGTACCCATCGTAGTTAAATGCATGACAGTCATAAACAGTAGGAACTCTATTGCACTCAGTCAAC
This genomic interval carries:
- the LOC140241370 gene encoding acetylcholine receptor subunit alpha-1-A-like; this translates as MVQESSCLALCEEKRRKGKMLGVTILKSAVLLQVLIVLIHSSGAVGSRDQMKLRTELFSSGKYDKSIRPVKNVSKATVVEMQFFVARVLDVDERLETFKINAWLTMRWFDDYLTWDPERYNNVDNFKISRDKIWMPDLWLYNNAGSRYEDYAANSICSVYHTGKVIWQSPTIIKTHCTMDVTNFPFDVQTCNVIFGPWQHGVSEILLNGTGSADRYLRSSGGWQITLFRATANQQEYVIYDGDDPIAFSYVEYSVFLRRIPTYFVFYLIMPCTLISTTTFLSFFLPPESGEKVSLGITVLLSLTVFLLIVAELLPPSGAVPIIAIYYAATMVMVSLSLAMSVVVLNLHHRGPETSAVPQWLRKIVLGRVGKVVLMRRSSFNQENYYRSRKSQPCQGARLLNHYEMDSYDGNYWEENRDGVDVSANGGNVRLERSDRLSRPCSGPTTSHSKNSNNSVRVREINLLRKIHEDFRYMRETQKQKKLEEKCHNEWKQVALVVDRIFMFIYLVGMISTILIIVAQVHG